A single window of Oerskovia paurometabola DNA harbors:
- the folE gene encoding GTP cyclohydrolase I FolE, whose product MTARAEQGLRAAADVPAYDEERARAAVRELLLAVGEDPDREGLQETPARVARAYREIFAGLRQEPGDVLTTMFDLGHEEMVLVKDIEVYSTCEHHLVPFHGVAHVGYIPNADGRITGLSKLARLVDVYARRPQVQERLTTQIADALVEHLEPRGAIVVVECEHLCMSMRGVRKPGSRTVTSAVRGQMRDGATRAEAMSLILGR is encoded by the coding sequence GTGACCGCACGGGCCGAGCAGGGCCTGCGCGCCGCTGCCGACGTCCCCGCGTACGACGAGGAGCGGGCGCGCGCCGCAGTGCGTGAGCTCCTCCTCGCCGTGGGGGAGGACCCGGACCGCGAGGGGCTCCAGGAGACCCCCGCCCGCGTGGCCCGCGCGTACCGCGAGATCTTCGCGGGCCTGCGCCAGGAGCCGGGCGACGTCCTGACCACCATGTTCGACCTCGGTCACGAGGAGATGGTGCTGGTCAAGGACATCGAGGTCTACTCGACGTGCGAGCACCACCTCGTGCCGTTCCACGGCGTCGCGCACGTGGGGTACATCCCCAACGCCGACGGCCGCATCACGGGCCTGTCCAAGCTGGCCCGGCTGGTCGACGTGTACGCGCGTCGCCCCCAGGTCCAGGAGCGGCTCACGACGCAGATCGCCGACGCCCTGGTCGAGCACCTCGAGCCGCGCGGCGCGATCGTCGTCGTCGAGTGCGAGCACCTGTGCATGTCCATGCGGGGCGTCCGCAAGCCGGGCTCGCGGACGGTGACGTCGGCGGTGCGCGGACAGATGCGCGACGGCGCCACGCGCGCCGAGGCCATGAGCCTGATCCTGGGACGGTAG
- the ftsH gene encoding ATP-dependent zinc metalloprotease FtsH, with amino-acid sequence MNIKKILSGPIIWIVVGLAILGIAFMALSGPSVHRVDTSTGLELLQDGKVEQALIVDGDQRVQLTLKEDYEVDGKSQGKSVEFFYVQPQGEAVVNAVTEADPPKGYNSEIARPSFLASALSLILPFLIIGLVFWFLLSRMQGGGSKVMGFGKSKAKLASKDTPQVTFADVAGADEAVEELHEIKEFLAEPDKFQAVGAKIPKGVLLYGPPGTGKTLLARAVAGEAGVPFYTISGSDFVEMFVGVGASRVRDLFQQAKENSPAIIFVDEIDAVGRHRGAGMGGGHDEREQTLNQLLVEMDGFDVKTNVILIAATNRPDILDPALLRPGRFDRQIAVEAPDLKGREAILAVHAQGKPIVPEIDLAAVARRTPGFTGADLANVLNEAALLTARSGAQLIDDRALDEAIDRVIAGPQKRTRVMNVKEQKITAYHEGGHALVAAAMRYTDPVTKVTILPRGRALGYTMVMPLEDKYSTTRNELLDQLAYAMGGRVAEELVFHDPTTGASNDIEKATAIAKKMVTEYGMSERVGAIKLGTGSGEPFMGRDMGHTRDYSESVAGTVDHEVRRFVEAAHDEAWEVLVQYRDVLDHLVLELLEKETLNQAELAQIFAPVVKRDPREVWLSSEQRAVSHRPPVLTDAEKATMPKDPLGEPIVVPQDEAAAASDELPPERIGEVPADRVVDDGQV; translated from the coding sequence ATGAACATCAAGAAGATTCTCAGCGGACCGATCATCTGGATCGTCGTGGGCCTGGCGATCCTCGGGATCGCCTTCATGGCGCTGTCCGGGCCCAGCGTCCACCGTGTCGACACCTCGACGGGGCTCGAGCTCCTCCAGGACGGCAAGGTCGAGCAGGCCCTCATCGTCGACGGCGACCAGCGGGTCCAGCTGACCCTCAAGGAGGACTACGAGGTCGACGGCAAGTCCCAGGGCAAGAGCGTGGAGTTCTTCTACGTCCAGCCCCAGGGTGAGGCCGTCGTGAACGCCGTCACGGAGGCGGACCCCCCGAAGGGCTACAACTCCGAGATCGCGCGTCCCTCGTTCCTCGCGTCGGCGCTCTCGCTCATCCTGCCGTTCCTCATCATCGGCCTCGTCTTCTGGTTCCTGCTGTCCCGCATGCAGGGCGGCGGCTCCAAGGTCATGGGCTTCGGCAAGTCCAAGGCGAAGCTCGCGTCCAAGGACACCCCGCAGGTGACGTTCGCCGACGTCGCCGGGGCGGACGAGGCCGTCGAGGAGCTCCACGAGATCAAGGAGTTCCTCGCCGAGCCCGACAAGTTCCAGGCCGTGGGCGCCAAGATCCCCAAGGGCGTGCTGCTGTACGGACCTCCCGGCACCGGCAAGACGCTCCTGGCCCGCGCCGTCGCGGGCGAGGCGGGCGTGCCGTTCTACACGATCTCCGGCTCGGACTTCGTCGAGATGTTCGTCGGCGTCGGCGCGAGCCGCGTGCGTGACCTGTTCCAGCAGGCCAAGGAGAACTCCCCGGCCATCATCTTCGTGGACGAGATCGACGCGGTGGGCCGTCACCGTGGTGCCGGCATGGGCGGCGGGCACGACGAGCGCGAGCAGACCCTGAACCAGCTCCTCGTCGAGATGGACGGGTTCGACGTCAAGACCAACGTCATCCTCATCGCGGCGACGAACCGTCCCGACATCCTGGACCCCGCGCTCCTGCGTCCGGGCCGTTTCGACCGGCAGATCGCGGTCGAGGCCCCCGACCTCAAGGGCCGCGAGGCGATCCTCGCGGTGCACGCGCAGGGCAAGCCGATCGTCCCCGAGATCGACCTGGCCGCTGTCGCGCGCCGGACCCCCGGCTTCACGGGTGCGGACCTCGCGAACGTCCTGAACGAGGCCGCGCTGCTCACCGCGCGCTCGGGCGCCCAGCTCATCGACGACCGGGCCCTCGACGAGGCCATCGACCGCGTCATCGCCGGGCCGCAGAAGCGGACCCGCGTGATGAACGTCAAGGAGCAGAAGATCACGGCGTACCACGAGGGCGGCCACGCCCTGGTCGCCGCGGCGATGCGCTACACGGACCCCGTCACCAAGGTGACGATCCTGCCGCGCGGACGTGCCCTGGGCTACACCATGGTCATGCCGCTCGAGGACAAGTACTCCACGACGCGCAACGAGCTGCTCGACCAGCTCGCCTACGCGATGGGTGGTCGTGTCGCCGAGGAGCTCGTGTTCCACGACCCGACCACGGGAGCCTCGAACGACATCGAGAAGGCGACCGCGATCGCCAAGAAGATGGTCACCGAGTACGGCATGAGCGAGCGCGTAGGGGCGATCAAGCTCGGCACGGGCTCTGGCGAGCCCTTCATGGGGCGCGACATGGGCCACACGCGTGACTACTCCGAGTCGGTCGCGGGCACCGTGGACCACGAGGTGCGCCGCTTCGTCGAGGCCGCGCACGACGAGGCGTGGGAGGTGCTCGTCCAGTACCGCGACGTGCTCGACCACCTGGTCCTGGAGCTCCTCGAGAAGGAGACCCTGAACCAGGCCGAGCTCGCGCAGATCTTCGCCCCGGTCGTCAAGCGCGACCCCCGCGAGGTCTGGCTCTCGAGCGAGCAGCGCGCCGTCTCGCACCGTCCTCCCGTGCTGACCGACGCAGAGAAGGCCACCATGCCCAAGGACCCGTTGGGCGAGCCCATCGTCGTCCCGCAGGACGAGGCCGCTGCCGCGAGCGACGAGCTCCCGCCCGAGCGCATCGGCGAGGTCCCTGCGGACCGCGTGGTCGACGACGGGCAGGTCTGA
- the hpt gene encoding hypoxanthine phosphoribosyltransferase — MDSSDVGNDLENILLTEDQLRGRLVELAEQIDRDYAGKDLLLVGVLKGAVMVMADLARLLHHDVEMDWMAVSSYGSGTKSSGVVRILKDLDADLTGRHVLIVEDIIDSGLTLSWLLSNLRSRGPASVEVAAMLRKPDAAKTEVDVRYIGFDIPNEFVVGYGLDYAEKYRNLPFVGTLAPHVYSS, encoded by the coding sequence GTGGACTCATCCGACGTCGGCAACGACCTCGAGAACATCCTCCTCACCGAGGACCAGCTCCGCGGGAGGCTGGTGGAGCTCGCCGAGCAGATCGACCGCGACTACGCGGGCAAGGACCTCCTGCTCGTCGGCGTGCTCAAGGGCGCCGTCATGGTCATGGCGGACCTCGCCCGCCTGCTGCACCACGACGTCGAGATGGACTGGATGGCCGTCTCGTCGTACGGGTCGGGCACCAAGTCGTCGGGCGTCGTGCGCATCCTCAAGGACCTCGACGCCGACCTCACGGGCCGCCACGTGCTCATCGTCGAGGACATCATCGACTCGGGCCTGACGCTGTCGTGGCTGCTGTCGAACCTGCGCAGCCGCGGCCCGGCCTCCGTCGAGGTCGCCGCGATGCTCCGCAAGCCCGACGCCGCGAAGACCGAGGTCGACGTGCGCTACATCGGCTTCGACATCCCCAACGAGTTCGTCGTGGGCTACGGCCTGGACTATGCGGAGAAGTACCGCAACCTGCCGTTCGTGGGCACGCTCGCCCCGCACGTCTACTCGTCCTGA
- the tilS gene encoding tRNA lysidine(34) synthetase TilS, whose amino-acid sequence MRSVVRDLAPGSLVLVACSGGADSLALAAATAFVASRDGLRAGAVVVDHGLQDGSSEVAAVAADRCRALGLDPVEVRRVEVAGRGGLEAAARHARYAVLDDVAHVAGASAVLLGHTLDDQAESVLLGLARGSGARSLAGMAAVRGVYRRPFLGLRRSDTEDVCTANGLAWWTDPTNGVPGTGPGGPGQGATEPDVRLGAPLPLRSQVRARVLPVLEDVLGPGVAEALARTADLLREDADLLDELADRLLDEARVAEPGGGEDRRTGGAPVVLDTQVLSSAPAALRRRALRRAATEAGSPAGSLFASHVATLDAMITDWRGQGPAHLPGDLRALRTRGRLFLRPARPPSPERTVPAETPAEPAQE is encoded by the coding sequence GTGCGCAGCGTGGTCCGCGACCTCGCGCCCGGCTCGCTCGTGCTCGTGGCGTGCTCGGGCGGTGCGGACTCGCTCGCGCTCGCGGCTGCGACGGCCTTCGTCGCCTCGCGCGACGGGCTGCGGGCCGGGGCGGTCGTGGTCGACCACGGGCTCCAGGACGGCAGCTCCGAGGTGGCGGCCGTCGCGGCGGACCGGTGCCGTGCGCTCGGCCTCGACCCGGTCGAGGTCCGGCGGGTCGAGGTCGCGGGCCGGGGTGGTCTCGAGGCGGCGGCGCGCCACGCGCGCTACGCGGTGCTCGACGACGTCGCACACGTCGCGGGGGCGTCGGCAGTGCTCCTGGGGCACACCCTCGACGACCAGGCCGAGTCGGTGCTGCTGGGGCTCGCCCGTGGTTCGGGGGCACGGTCCCTCGCGGGCATGGCCGCCGTGCGGGGCGTCTATCGTCGCCCGTTCCTGGGTCTGCGGCGGAGCGACACCGAGGACGTGTGCACCGCGAACGGACTGGCCTGGTGGACCGACCCCACCAACGGGGTGCCCGGTACCGGACCGGGGGGGCCCGGGCAGGGCGCGACCGAACCGGACGTGCGGCTCGGCGCGCCCTTGCCCCTGCGCTCGCAGGTGCGTGCACGGGTGCTTCCCGTCCTCGAGGACGTGCTCGGTCCGGGCGTCGCGGAGGCTCTGGCCCGCACCGCAGACCTGCTCCGCGAGGACGCGGACCTGCTCGACGAGCTCGCGGACCGGCTGCTCGACGAGGCCCGTGTCGCGGAACCGGGCGGCGGCGAGGACCGTCGCACGGGCGGCGCCCCTGTGGTGCTCGACACCCAGGTGCTGTCGTCGGCCCCGGCCGCGCTGCGCCGTCGGGCGCTGCGACGCGCCGCGACCGAGGCCGGGAGTCCCGCCGGATCCCTCTTCGCGAGCCACGTCGCGACTCTCGACGCGATGATCACCGACTGGCGTGGTCAGGGGCCCGCGCACCTGCCGGGCGACCTCCGGGCACTGCGGACCCGTGGGAGACTCTTCCTACGGCCCGCGCGTCCCCCCTCGCCCGAGCGAACCGTGCCCGCCGAGACCCCAGCAGAACCAGCACAGGAGTGA
- a CDS encoding zinc-dependent metalloprotease, which yields MTSSVVGAPLVDWTSAAQIAARVAPPGPTASRDELAALVEGLREAASAAVPHVLRVTRMSPADPGRPGDAGAPALSQVYVVDRSRWARANTEVMASLTDGVADSLTGAGDKPVSATTALVGAAQVGAVLAALSSRVLGQFDPYSAHGTPVPGRLLLVAPNVLQLERDLDLVPADFRLWVCLHEQTHALQFAAAPWLAEHLRASARELLAGLSESSRQLAEARLRDKLATAGKVVLRAVRGQEGGVAHGLLTPDQRRSLEEVSAVMALLEGHADVMMDAVGRATVPTIRRIRAQFEARRDGQGSSTLDTVLRRFLGMDAKLAQYRDGAAFVRGVEKQVGRDGLNAVWSSPEHLPSAHEIADPGAWVRRVHG from the coding sequence ATGACGTCTTCCGTGGTCGGCGCGCCGCTCGTCGACTGGACCTCCGCCGCGCAGATCGCCGCCCGCGTCGCACCTCCGGGTCCGACGGCCTCGCGCGACGAGCTCGCGGCGCTCGTGGAAGGGCTGCGCGAGGCGGCGTCCGCAGCGGTGCCGCACGTCCTGCGCGTCACGCGCATGTCGCCGGCCGACCCGGGGCGACCCGGTGACGCGGGGGCGCCGGCGCTCTCGCAGGTGTACGTCGTCGACCGGTCGCGCTGGGCCCGGGCCAACACCGAGGTCATGGCGAGCCTGACCGACGGCGTCGCGGACTCCCTCACGGGCGCGGGGGACAAGCCGGTGTCGGCGACCACGGCGCTCGTCGGGGCGGCGCAGGTCGGGGCCGTCCTGGCCGCGCTCTCGAGCCGTGTGCTGGGCCAGTTCGACCCCTACAGCGCGCACGGCACGCCGGTCCCCGGACGTCTGCTCCTCGTCGCCCCGAACGTCCTGCAGCTCGAGCGCGACCTCGACCTGGTGCCGGCGGACTTCCGCCTGTGGGTGTGCCTGCACGAGCAGACCCACGCGCTCCAGTTCGCCGCGGCCCCGTGGCTCGCGGAGCATCTGCGGGCTTCGGCCCGCGAGCTCCTCGCGGGCCTCTCGGAGTCCTCCCGCCAGCTCGCCGAGGCGCGTCTGCGCGACAAGCTCGCGACCGCGGGCAAGGTGGTCCTGCGGGCCGTGCGCGGGCAGGAGGGCGGGGTCGCCCACGGGCTCCTCACGCCCGACCAGCGGCGCTCGCTCGAGGAGGTGTCGGCCGTCATGGCGCTCCTGGAGGGGCACGCCGACGTCATGATGGACGCGGTCGGGCGCGCGACGGTCCCCACGATCCGGCGCATCCGGGCGCAGTTCGAGGCGCGCCGCGACGGGCAGGGCAGCAGCACGCTCGACACGGTCCTGCGCAGGTTCCTGGGCATGGACGCCAAGCTCGCCCAGTACCGGGACGGCGCCGCGTTCGTGCGCGGGGTCGAGAAGCAGGTGGGGCGCGACGGGCTCAACGCGGTCTGGTCGAGCCCCGAGCACCTGCCCTCGGCCCACGAGATCGCCGACCCCGGTGCCTGGGTGCGCCGGGTCCACGGCTGA
- the dacB gene encoding D-alanyl-D-alanine carboxypeptidase/D-alanyl-D-alanine endopeptidase, whose translation MSGALLGADGRREEDDMGWVARTGITAGIVVVLAGGYLTADAYDVVPGVLTTAPAVAPAAPFPTPPGAVDSASPAQTLPVLDESAPLPDATAIAASLDALVQDARLGGRVGGVVMDRMTGEVLAQSGAQTPMVPASTQKVLTAAAALASPGPEVTLTTKVVEVDAGTIALVGGGDMMLAAEEGDPLAVNGRAGMADLATQVAGELKLTGRTTVRLVVDDRYFSGPTVSPAVFAGNVTAGFIAPVTSVAVDIARLSDAEYAKRSADPSLAAAEILATRLTELGITVEGPPARGESASTAKVLGSVESAPLSEVVAYFLQHSDNTITEVVGRLVAIDAGLPATFDGARQAVTASVSRLGVDLTGAVLADCSGLGDGSALSAAQLAAVVDLLADPAQPGLRAGAVGLPVAGLSGTLDDRFLASPGRGVVRAKTGSLPNVTSLAGTVVTAQDRQLVFVLLADALPDGGAYGARLLMDGFVGGLVGSAD comes from the coding sequence GTGAGCGGCGCGCTCCTGGGCGCCGACGGCAGGAGGGAAGAGGACGACATGGGTTGGGTGGCACGTACCGGGATCACTGCCGGGATCGTGGTGGTCCTCGCGGGCGGCTACCTGACGGCCGACGCGTACGACGTGGTTCCCGGCGTCCTGACGACCGCTCCCGCGGTGGCTCCTGCGGCCCCCTTCCCGACGCCTCCCGGTGCGGTGGACTCCGCCTCACCTGCGCAGACGCTGCCGGTCCTCGACGAGTCGGCGCCGTTGCCCGACGCCACGGCGATCGCCGCCTCGCTCGACGCGCTGGTCCAGGACGCGCGTCTGGGCGGCAGGGTGGGCGGCGTCGTGATGGACCGGATGACGGGCGAGGTGCTCGCGCAGAGCGGGGCGCAGACGCCCATGGTCCCGGCCTCGACCCAGAAGGTCCTCACCGCCGCCGCGGCCCTCGCGTCCCCGGGACCCGAGGTGACGCTCACCACGAAGGTCGTCGAGGTCGACGCCGGCACGATCGCCCTCGTCGGCGGCGGCGACATGATGCTCGCGGCCGAGGAGGGCGACCCGTTGGCCGTCAACGGTCGGGCAGGGATGGCCGACCTGGCGACGCAGGTTGCGGGCGAGCTCAAGCTCACCGGTCGTACGACGGTGCGCCTCGTGGTCGACGACCGCTACTTCTCCGGCCCCACGGTCAGCCCCGCGGTGTTCGCCGGGAACGTGACGGCGGGTTTCATCGCCCCCGTGACCTCGGTCGCGGTCGACATCGCCCGCCTGAGCGACGCCGAGTACGCCAAGCGCAGCGCCGACCCGTCGCTCGCGGCTGCCGAGATTCTCGCGACGCGCCTCACCGAGCTGGGCATCACGGTGGAGGGCCCTCCCGCACGGGGCGAGTCCGCCTCGACGGCCAAGGTTCTCGGGTCGGTCGAGTCAGCTCCGCTGAGCGAGGTCGTCGCGTACTTCCTCCAGCACTCGGACAACACCATCACCGAGGTCGTGGGACGTCTGGTCGCGATCGACGCAGGGCTGCCCGCGACGTTCGACGGAGCGAGGCAGGCCGTCACCGCGAGCGTCTCGCGCCTCGGGGTGGACCTGACGGGGGCCGTCCTCGCCGACTGCTCCGGCCTGGGCGACGGGTCGGCGCTGTCGGCGGCCCAGCTGGCCGCCGTCGTCGACCTCCTGGCGGACCCGGCGCAGCCCGGCCTGCGCGCAGGGGCCGTCGGGCTGCCCGTCGCCGGGCTGTCCGGCACGCTCGACGACCGCTTCCTCGCGTCGCCCGGCAGGGGAGTGGTCCGGGCCAAGACGGGGAGCCTGCCGAACGTGACGTCGCTCGCGGGTACGGTCGTCACCGCGCAGGACCGCCAGCTCGTGTTCGTCCTCCTCGCGGACGCCCTGCCCGACGGCGGCGCGTACGGTGCGCGTCTGCTGATGGACGGTTTCGTCGGGGGCCTGGTGGGTTCGGCGGACTGA
- a CDS encoding inorganic diphosphatase: protein MEFDVTIEIPKGQRNKYEVDHATGRIRLDRMLFTSTRYPDDYGFIEGTLGEDGDPLDALVLLEEPTFPGCLIRCRALGMFRMRDEAGGDDKVLCVPTGDQRAAWRQDIDDVSDFHRLEIQHFFEVYKDLEPGKSVEGAHWTGRTEAEAEIERSIQRAIDSGYHTPGH from the coding sequence GTGGAGTTCGACGTCACGATCGAGATCCCGAAGGGCCAGCGCAACAAGTACGAGGTCGACCACGCGACCGGTCGCATCCGCCTTGACCGCATGCTGTTCACCTCGACGCGCTACCCGGACGACTACGGCTTCATCGAGGGCACCCTCGGTGAGGACGGCGACCCGCTGGACGCCCTCGTCCTGCTCGAGGAGCCCACGTTCCCCGGCTGCCTGATCCGTTGCCGCGCGCTCGGCATGTTCCGCATGCGCGACGAGGCCGGCGGCGACGACAAGGTCCTGTGCGTGCCCACGGGGGACCAGCGCGCCGCATGGCGCCAGGACATCGACGACGTGTCGGACTTCCACCGTCTCGAGATCCAGCACTTCTTCGAGGTCTACAAGGACCTCGAGCCGGGCAAGTCCGTCGAGGGCGCCCACTGGACCGGACGCACCGAGGCCGAGGCCGAGATCGAGCGCTCCATCCAGCGCGCGATCGACAGCGGGTACCACACCCCCGGTCACTGA